The DNA window AATTACTTCAAAATTCTATTAAAGAAGAACGTAGACCATTATCATGGATAATAGGAAATCAAGGGATTTATCGTTCTGAACTTTATAAAAATAAATTAAGTTTACATAATAATAGTCTTAAAAAAAAATATTTTAGAAAAACCAATGAAATATAAATTAAAAGGCTAATTAATATGAATTCGAAAATTCTAAAAGTAATTTATAAAAAATTTGGTGATTGTTTTATTTATCAAAAAACATTAATGAATATTCCTGTTATATGGATAAATAGAAATATGTTATTAAATATAATGAAATTTTTACGTAAAGGTAAATATTCTTTTGATATGCTATTTGATTTACATGCTATTGATGAACGTTTTAGAAATAATAGAGATGGTTTACCTAAATCTGCATTTACAGTTTTTTATCATATTCTTTCTTTTAATTATAATGATTTAATGATTAAAGTATCATTATTGGATGAATCAGATATATGGCTACCATCTATTACAAATATTTGGAAAAATGCAAATTGGTATGAACGTGAAGTATTTGATATGTTTGGTATTAACTTTAAAGGACATCCTGATTTACGTCGTATTTTAATGCCTTTTACGTGGAAAGGACATCCTCTTAGAAAAGATTATTATTCTCGTGCTACGGAATGTGATCCTTTTAATATGACAAATGAAAAACAATATATTGAACAAGAAGCACTTAGGTTTTATCCAGAAAAATGGGGTATGAAATTGGAAAATAATAATCAAGATTATATGTTTTTAAATTTTGGACCTAATCATCCATCAGCTCATGGTGCATTTCGTATATTTCTTCAATTATATGGTGAAGAAATAGTAGATTGTGTCCCCGATATTGGTTATCACCATAGAGGGGCAGAAAAAATTGGAGAACGTCAAACATGGCATAGTTATATTCCTTATACCGATAGAATAGATTACACTGGTGGGGTAATTAATAATTTACCATATATTTTAGCAGTTGAAAAATTAGCAAATATTGAAATACCTGAACGTGCGAAAATAATTAGAGTTATGATGTCAGAAATTTCTCGTATAAATAGTCATTTATTATTTTTAGGTACTTATTTACAAGATTTAGGTGCTATGACTCCAGTATTTTTTACTTTTACTGATCGGCAAAAAGCTTACGAAATAATTGAATCAATTACTGGGTCTCGTATGCATCCAGCATGGTTTCGTATTGGAGGTGTTGCACAAGACTTACCTAAAGGATGGGATAGATTAATTAAATCATTTATTAAATATATGCCTAAACGGTTAAATGAATATAAATTAGCAATGATGGATAATGCTATAATAAAAAAAAGAACCCGGTTTATAGCTATATATAATACAAAAGAAGCATTAGAATGGGGAATTACAGGACCTAATTTACGGTCTACAGGATTTAGTTTTGATGTACGTAAACATAGACCTTATTCTGGCTATGAAAATTTTGATTTTGAAATACCTATTGGTAATAATGGAGATGTTTATGATAGGGGAATAATACGTATAGAAGAAATGTATCAAAGTTTAATAATTATTGAACAATGTATAAAAAATATGCCTGAAGGAAATTATAAATCTGATAATTTATTTACAATACCTCCATTGCGAAAAAAAATGATGTATAATATAGAAGATTTAATTAATCATTTTTTACAAGTTTCTTGGGGAACAATTTTTAAACCTAATGAGTCATTTCAAATGATTGAAGCAACAAAAGGTATAAATAGTTATTACTTAATTTCAGATGGTAATAATACTAGTTATCGTACACGTATAAGAACACCTAGTTATCCTAATTTACAACATATTCGTGAAGTAATAAAAGGTGCTTGTTTTCAAGATATGATAGCTCATATTGCTAGTATTGATTTTGTTATGTCTGATGTAGATAGATAAATATATTTAGGTAAATAAAATGGATAATAAAAATTATTTATATAATAATGTTAAATCAAAAGAAAGAGATGAAATAATTAGTATTATTAAAAATTATGAGCATCCTCGTGCTGCAATAATTGAAGCTTTAAAAATAGTACAAAAATATCGTGGTTGGGTTCCTGATAATTTAATATTTTTTATTGCTAAATTACTTAATATAACAACAATAGATGTTGAAGAAGTTGCAACATTTTATAGTCATATTTTTAGACAAAAAGTAGGTAGAAATATAATACTTATTTGTGATAGTATAACTTGTTACATTAATGGTTATAAAGAAATATATAATAAATTAAAACTTGAATTAAAAATAGTATTTGGACAAACTAGTCCTGATAAACGTTTTACTTTATTACCAGTTTGTTGTTTAGGAAATTGTGATAAATCACCAACAATGATGATTAATAAAGATACTTATAATAACATTAATATAAAAAATATTATGAATATTATTGAAATGTATAAATGAATTATAAATTAATTAATAAAATGCCATCATTTGGAAAAATTAATTTAATAGAAAAAAATCAAGAAAAAAATCCTCTTACTTGGAGATTAAATAATGATGGACAACCTGTTTATTTAAAAGAATATAAATTTAAAAATGGTTATATAGGGGCTCAATATGCATTAATTAAGTTAAAACCTAATCAGATTATTGAAAAAATAATAAAGTCAGGTCTTAAAGGGCGTGGAGGAGCAGGGTTTCCTACAGGTATAAAATGGAATTTAACTGTTAAATGTGATGGAATACAACGTGGTTATTTAATATGTAATGCAGATGAAATGGAACCTAATACATATAAAGATCGTATGTTAATTGAACAACAACCTCATTTATTAATTGAAGGTATGATTATTGCTGGTTATGCTAATAATTCTAAAATAGGCTATATATTTTTACGTGGTGAATATATAATTGCTTATAAAAATATTAAATTTGCATTAGAAGAAGCTAGATCAGTAGGATTACTAGGGGAAAATATATTAGATTCAGGTTATAATTTTGATATATTTATTCATGTAGGAGCTGGTCGTTATATATGTGGAGAAGAAACAGCTTTAATGAATTCATTAGAAGGTCGTCGTGCCAATCCACGTGCTAAACCACCATTTCCTGGTCAATCTGGGGTTTGGGGTAAACCTACAGTAATAAATAATGTAGAAACTTTATGTAATATTCCTTCAATATTAGCACTAGGTGTTAAATGGTATCATAGTTTATGTAGACCATGTTCTGAAGATCATGGTACTAAATTAATGGGATTTACTGGTAAAGTAAAAAATCCAGGTTTATGGGAATTACCTTTAGGTATTACAGCACGTGAATTACTAGAAAATTTTGCAGGTGGTATGCAAGATGGTTATACATTAAAAGCTTGGCAACCAGGAGGAGCTAGTACTGGTTTTTTATTACCTAAACATTTAGATATAGAAATGTATTCTAATGGTATTAGTAAATTAGGTACAAGAATAGGAACGGCTTTAGCATTAGCAATAGATAATACAATTAACATAGTATCATTAATTTGCAATATTGAAGAATTTTTTTCTCGTGAATCTTGTGGTTTTTGTACCCCCTGTCGTGATGGGTTACCTTGGATCGTTAAATTATTACAATCTTTAGAAGAAAAAAAAGGTAAAAAAGAATATATTGATATTTTATTAGATCTTACTAATAAACTTAGTTCAGGAAATACTTTTTGCGCTCATGCTCCAGGGGCGATGGAACCATTAAAAAGTGCTATTTATTATTTTTATAAAGACTTTGAAAATGGAATTAAAAAAATATAATTTTGTTTTAAAAAGGAAATATAAATTTTATGAATATTATTAATATTGATGGAAAAAATTACAAGGTTAATTCTAAAAATAACCTACTTCATTCTTGTTTATCCATAGGTATTAATATACCTTATTTTTGTTGGCATCCTTCACTAGGTAGTATTGGAGCTTGTAGACAATGTGCAGTAAAATTATATAAAAATAAATATGATATAAATGGTAAAATAATTATGTCCTGTATGACAGGTATAACAAATAATATGTATATATCAATAAATGATATAGACGTAATAACTTTTAGAAAAAATGTTATAGAATGGATGATGATTAATCATCCTCATGATTGTCCAGTTTGTGAAGAAGGGGGGAATTGTCATTTACAAGATATGACTATTATTACTGAACATAAAAATAGACGTTATAACTTTAATAAAAGAACTCATGAAAATCAAAATCTAGGACCATTTATTTCACATGAAATGAATCGTTGTATTTCTTGCTACAGGTGTATACGTTATTATAAAGATTATGCAGGAGGTAAAGATTTAGGGGTATTTGGAATGAATAATAATATATATTTTGGTCGTATAAATGATGGAATGTTAGAAAGTGAATTTTCTGGTAATATAACTGATATTTGTCCTACAGGGGTATTTACAGATAAAACCTACTCATATCATTATACTCGTAAATGGGATCTACAATATGCACCTAGTATATGTAATGCTTGTTCAGTAG is part of the Candidatus Johnevansia muelleri genome and encodes:
- the nuoF gene encoding NADH-quinone oxidoreductase subunit F, with the translated sequence MNYKLINKMPSFGKINLIEKNQEKNPLTWRLNNDGQPVYLKEYKFKNGYIGAQYALIKLKPNQIIEKIIKSGLKGRGGAGFPTGIKWNLTVKCDGIQRGYLICNADEMEPNTYKDRMLIEQQPHLLIEGMIIAGYANNSKIGYIFLRGEYIIAYKNIKFALEEARSVGLLGENILDSGYNFDIFIHVGAGRYICGEETALMNSLEGRRANPRAKPPFPGQSGVWGKPTVINNVETLCNIPSILALGVKWYHSLCRPCSEDHGTKLMGFTGKVKNPGLWELPLGITARELLENFAGGMQDGYTLKAWQPGGASTGFLLPKHLDIEMYSNGISKLGTRIGTALALAIDNTINIVSLICNIEEFFSRESCGFCTPCRDGLPWIVKLLQSLEEKKGKKEYIDILLDLTNKLSSGNTFCAHAPGAMEPLKSAIYYFYKDFENGIKKI
- the nuoE gene encoding NADH-quinone oxidoreductase subunit E, whose translation is MDNKNYLYNNVKSKERDEIISIIKNYEHPRAAIIEALKIVQKYRGWVPDNLIFFIAKLLNITTIDVEEVATFYSHIFRQKVGRNIILICDSITCYINGYKEIYNKLKLELKIVFGQTSPDKRFTLLPVCCLGNCDKSPTMMINKDTYNNINIKNIMNIIEMYK
- the nuoC gene encoding NADH-quinone oxidoreductase subunit C/D; this encodes MNSKILKVIYKKFGDCFIYQKTLMNIPVIWINRNMLLNIMKFLRKGKYSFDMLFDLHAIDERFRNNRDGLPKSAFTVFYHILSFNYNDLMIKVSLLDESDIWLPSITNIWKNANWYEREVFDMFGINFKGHPDLRRILMPFTWKGHPLRKDYYSRATECDPFNMTNEKQYIEQEALRFYPEKWGMKLENNNQDYMFLNFGPNHPSAHGAFRIFLQLYGEEIVDCVPDIGYHHRGAEKIGERQTWHSYIPYTDRIDYTGGVINNLPYILAVEKLANIEIPERAKIIRVMMSEISRINSHLLFLGTYLQDLGAMTPVFFTFTDRQKAYEIIESITGSRMHPAWFRIGGVAQDLPKGWDRLIKSFIKYMPKRLNEYKLAMMDNAIIKKRTRFIAIYNTKEALEWGITGPNLRSTGFSFDVRKHRPYSGYENFDFEIPIGNNGDVYDRGIIRIEEMYQSLIIIEQCIKNMPEGNYKSDNLFTIPPLRKKMMYNIEDLINHFLQVSWGTIFKPNESFQMIEATKGINSYYLISDGNNTSYRTRIRTPSYPNLQHIREVIKGACFQDMIAHIASIDFVMSDVDR